From a region of the Vanrija pseudolonga chromosome 2, complete sequence genome:
- the dhkJ gene encoding Hybrid signal transduction histidine kinase J yields the protein MADTMVAQPLGATAFEGHLLGLLSELDKQPNLAYQQPLSAAKTPAEKAIEEAILRLARRAAQNAAAEPVSNGNASHHQRPADKTPPPLDTNYSSICPTCTRPIAPITTPTQSFSALELTSPRIVNKWSSRDTALSADKELELLKAQVQDIARVCKAVATGDLTQKIIVPVEGQAMTELKDIINSMVDRLNTFATEVERVSLEVGTEGKLGGQAVVEGVEGTWRELTNVVNRLAANLTNQVRSIAKVTKAVARGDLSETITVDAKGEVAELATTVNGMVMSLRLLAGEVSRVSLEVGSQGKLGGQAYVPDVEGVWKDLTVNVNRMCHSLTTQVRSIGSVTTAVAMGDLSKTIEIEAEGEMAVLKDTVNSMVKQLTNFSAEVTRVALEVGTQGILGGQAVVDGVEGVWADLTTNVNKMARNLTDQVREIAEVTKAVARGDLTKTVNADVQGEILDLKMTVNDMVAQLTVFAAEVTRVSLEVGTEGKLGGQALVPNVEGTWKVLTDNVNLMATNLTTQVRSVAEVTTAVAAGDLSKKISVEAFGEILQLKNTVNAMVDSLRSFSSEVTRVAREVGTDGRLGGQAKVPGVAGTWKDLTDCVNVMAANLTVQVRTIAHATTAVARGDLTQKVVGVTVSGEILDLVNTINNMIDQLAIFAKEVTRVAREVGTEGKLGVQAEVGNIEGTWQEITSNVNTMASNLTSQVRAFAQISAAATDGDFTRFITVEASGEMDSLKTKINQMVYNLRESIEKNTSARQQAELANRSKSEFLANMSHEIRTPMNGIIGMTVLTLESELTRQQRENLMIVSSLASSLLTIIDDILDISKIEAGRMTMEQIPFSLRLAVFSVLKTLCVKASQNKLDLIYDIDTTIPDQLVGDPLRLRQVITNLIGNAVKFTTEGQVALSCRVKSSKEGEVELSFCVADTGIGIKQDKLDLIFDTFAQADGSTTRKYGGTGLGLTISKRLVNLMNGDLWVESEFGEGSRFYFTMVTATTSYTNEQVIERVSPWAGRAVLFIDTLGDETGVCEMLTELNLKVTVVNTANAVWDLKQTDGFPHFDTMIVDSLTAAERVRTIEHLRYIPIVLLAPSDRPAGPDNPSFITMDQDRRKLLGLPSPSEQLISPVPVKDCLDMGINTYYTTPLNLQELANAIVPALESHQVQPGDTVKDTVLSILLAEDNVVNQKLAVKLLEVAGHKIEVADNGEIAIEKYKRRQLAGTPFDVILMDVSMPVMGGMEATGLIREHEAVTNIAATPIIALTAHAMIGDKERCLAAGMTAYVTKPLRRGDLLAAIAKVLNTKPQSGAPHYMSDATQSTIDDVDRTLVLASR from the exons ATGGCCGACACCATGGTAGCCCAGCCCCTAGGCGCTACAGCCTTTGAGGGCCACCTACTCGGTCTCCTATCAGAACTAGACAAACAGCCAAACCTCGCATACCAGCAGCCGCTCTCTGCGGCCAAGACGCCCGCCGAAAAGGCCATCGAAGAGGCCATCCTAcgtctcgctcgccgcgccgcccagaacgcagccgccgagcccgtctcCAACGGCAACGCGTCTCACCACCAGCGTCCCGCTGACAAGACGCCCCCGCCACTCGATACCAACTACTCGTCCATTTGCCCAACTTGTACCCGCCCCATCGCACCGATCACGACCCCTACACAGTCCTTCTCGGCTCTTGAACTCACCTCGCCCCGCATTGTCAACAAATGGAGCAGCAGAGACACGGCCCTGTCTGCGGACAAGGAACTCGAATTACTCAAGGCGCAGGTTCAGGATATTGCTCGTGTGTGCAAG GCTGTCGCCACTGGCGATCTCACCCAAAAGATTATCGTCCCCGTTGAGGGACAGGCTATGACGGAACTCAAGGACATTATCAACTCAATGGTCGACAGGCTCAACACTTTTGCAACAGAGGTGGAACGTGTGTCGCTCGAGGTCGGAACGGAAGGCAAGCTCGGTGGTCAGGCCGTCGTCGAAGGCGTCGAAGGGACCTGGCGCGAACTCACCAATGTTGTCAATCGGCTGGCTGCAAACCTTACCAACCAGGTGCGAAGCATTGCCAAGGTCACCAAGGCTGTGGCCCGTGGTGACCTCTCGGAAACAATCACGGTCGACGCAAAGGGCGAGGTCGCAGAGCTTGCCACGACGGTCAATGGaatg GTCATGTCACTACGATTGCTAGCAGGCGAAGTCAGTCGAGTGTCTCTCGAAGTCGGTTCTCAAGGCAAACTCGGTGGTCAGGCCTATGTGCCGGATGTAGAGGGCGTGTGGAAAGACCTAACAGTCAAT GTCAATCGAATGTGTCACTCCCTCACCACCCAAGTGCGATCTATCGGTAGCGTGACCACTGCAGTCGCCATGGGAGACCTATCAAAGACTATTGAAATCGAAGCCGAAGGAGAAATGGCCGTGCTCAAGGACACGGTCAACTCGATGGTCAAACAACTCACAAACTTCTCGGCCGAAGTTACCCGTGTCGCCCTGGAAGTCGGAACGCAGGGTATACTCGGTGGTCAAGCCGTCGTCGATGGTGTCGAGGGTGTGTGGGCGGACCTCACCACCAATGTCAAC AAAATGGCCAGGAACCTCACAGACCAAGTGCGAGAGATCGCCGAAGTCACCAAGGCTGTGGCGCGCGGAGACCTCACCAAGACGGTCAATGCCGATGTGCAGGGTGAAATTCTCGACCTCAAGATGACTGTCAACGACATGGTGGCCCAGCTCACCGTGTTCGCCGCCGAAGTCACGCGTGTGTCCCTTGAAGTCGGTACCGAAGGCAAGCTTGGTGGACAGGCTTTAGTCCCCAACGTCGAAGGCACCTGGAAGGTTCTTACGGACAATGTCAACCTCATGGCCACCAACCTCACCACGCAGGTGCGATCCGTGGCCGAAGTCACAactgctgtcgctgctggtgATCTCTCCAAGAAGATTTCCGTCGAGGCGTTTGGCGAAATCCTCCAGCTCAAGAACACTGTCAATGCAATGGTCGACTCTTTGAGGAGTTTCTCGTCGGAAGTCACTCG tgTCGCTCGTGAAGTCGGTACCGATGGAAGGCTCGGCGGTCAGGCCAAGGTGCCTGGTGTCGCTGGTACCTGGAAG GACCTTACCGACTGTGTCAACGTCATGGCTGCCAACCTTACAGTCCAAGTGCGAACCATTGCCCATGCTACTACCGCCGTCGCTCGTGGTGACCTCACCCAAAAGGTCGTTGGTGTCACCGTCTCGGGAGAAAtcctcgaccttgtcaaCACCATCAACAATATGATTGACCAGCTTGCCATCTTCGCCAAGGAAGTCACCCGTGTCGCCCGAGAGGTCGGTACGGAAGGAAAGCTCGGAgtccaggccgaggtcggcaacATTGAGGGCACATGGCAGGAGATCACGTCCAATGTCAACACCATGGCCTCGAACCTTACGTCCCAGGTGCGAGCCTTCGCCCAGAtttccgccgccgccacggacGGTGACTTTACCCGCTTCATCACGGTCGAGGCATCAGGTGAAATGGACTCGCTCAAGACCAAGATCAACCAGATGGTGTACAACCTCCGCGAGTCGATTGAGAAGAACACGAGCGCCCGTcagcaggccgagcttgccAACAGGTCAAAGTCCGAGTTCCTCGCCAACATGTCGCACGAAATTCGTACGCCAATGAACGGTATCATTGGCATGACGGTGCTCACGCTCGAGAGCGAGTTGACTCGCCAGCAGCGTGAGAACCTCATGATCgtcagctcgctcgccagctcGTTGCTCACCATCATCGACGACATTCTCGATATCTCCAAGATTGAGGCTGGTCGCATGACCATGGAGCAGATTCCGTTCTCCCTCCGTCTGGCCGTCTTCAGTGTCCTCAAGACGCTCTGCGTCAAGGCCTCGCAGAACAAGCTCGACCTTATCTACGACATTGACACGACCATCcccgaccagctcgtcggcgacccTCTCCGTCTGCGTCAGGTCATTACGAACCTGATCGGTAACGCCGTCAAGTTCACCACCGAGGGCCAGGTTGCCCTGTCGTGCCGCGTCAAGTCGTCCAAGGAGGGTGAAGTTGAGCTGTCCTTCTGCGTCGCCGACACCGGTATCGGTATCAAGcaggacaagctcgacctcATCTTCGACACATTCGCACAGGCCGACGGCTCGACAACTCGCAAGTACGGTGGTACTGGTCTCGGTTTGACCATCTCCAAGCGCCTGGTCAACCTCATGAACGGTGACCTGTGGGTTGAATCCGAGTTTGGCGAGGGCAGTCGCTTCTACTTCACCATGGTCACCGCCACGACGTCGTACACGAACGAGCAAGTCATCGAGCGTGTCTCGCCGTGGGCaggccgcgccgtgctcttCATCGACACATTAggcgacgagacgggcgTGTGCGAGATGCTCACGGAACTCAACCTCAAGGTTACGGTTGTCAACACAGCCAACGCCGTGTGGGACCTCAAGCAGACGGACGGCTTCCCGCACTTTGACACCATGATTGTCGACTCGCTAACCGCGGCTGAGCGGGTGCGTACCATTGAGCACTTGCGATACATTCCCATTGTGCTCTTGGCTCCGTCCGACCGGCCAGCTGGGCCCGACAACCCGTCGTTCATCACCATGGACCAGGACCGGCGCAAGTTACTCGGCCTCCCGAGCCCCTCGGAGCAGCTCATCTCGCCCGTACCCGTCAAGGACTGTCTCGACATGGGTATCAACACGTACTACACCACGCCGTTGAACCTGCAAGAGCTGGCCAATGCCATCGTGCCCGCGCTCGAGTCGCACCAGGTTCAGCCCGGCGACACGGTCAAGGACACGGTGCTGAGCATTCTGCTTGCCGAAGACAATGTCGTCAACCAAAAGCTCGCCGTCAAGCTGCTTGAGGTGGCTGGTCACAAGATTGAGGTGGCGGATAACGGCGAGATCGCCATTGAAAAGTACAAGAGGAGACAGCTGGCGGGTACGCCTTTTGACGTTATCCTT ATGGACGTGTCGATGCCAGTCATGGGCGGTATGGAGGCCACGGGCCTTATCCGCGAACACGAGGCCGTGACCAACATTGCCGCCACGCCTATCATTGCCTTGACGGCCCACGCCATGATTGGCGACAAGGAGCGCTGTCTCGCAGCAGGG ATGACCGCCTATGTGACCAAGCCActacgccgcggcgacctGCTAGCGGCTATCGCCAAGGTGCTAAACACCAAGCCGCAGTCTGGCGCTCCGCACTACATGTCGGACGCCACCCAGTCGACCATTGACGATGTCGACCGGACGCTGGTCCTCGCCAGCCGTTAG
- the pgt1_0 gene encoding Glutathione transporter 1 has protein sequence MGTKEKGEEFDDVQAVPVLTHSQPNHGGVTDLEVIDNEKDVSAHSKDKGVNDGEVPFDIERDGDGVDQVEAIHDYTNDVKEFSPWEALHQDVSGDQSPFPEVAACVPNTDDPNETVNTFRMWFLLTFFIIVFTGVNGFFYSRYPSISLGAVVGQLILFPIGKAWAAYVPKWRIGTERFGFDLNPGPFNKKEHAIITISLGLNTWLGGTLFMTYWSPYFLNTDWGPGWAWILGVTEVGLGFGLAGMARQWIVYPGHMIWPQTLSTSVLFSALHDDHAYVGIVSGWSMSRYKFFLVFTLFAFVTFWFPNYIATCTSLFAFITWIWPHNQVVNTLFGMNTGLGLLPISIDWTQYNYVSTPLTTPFYIMVNNTASIVIFFMFLAPILYYKDVWFSGHLPILSMNLFDNTGASYNISRVFDSSTLSFNETGYKEYSPMYISMSYSLGFALAFAAVGSLFVYSVLYNGKEIWEGLRNPGGRGEDVHKRFQNAYENVPHWWYLVLDVIFLALAIYMVRGYPTGMPVWGLFLCYGVSALLVIPQGLLEAISNTRVYLNIVAEVLAGYLWPGKPIANALASTYGNNILYSAMAFAADLKLGQYMHIPPRTLFFGQLYGLLVGTTVQIGVLRWMMGHYSDLCSPDNASHFTCASNRVAYNSLIIWGVIGPERMFNAGQTYNSLFYWFLIGAGVTVISWFAYRRWPNSWLKYFNVPLFFNSAGYIPPATTSNYTLGFLLGFLFNWVIRRRHFGWWKRYTYLLNAAMNAGVTICGIVVFFALTYSGIYINWALNTVGQNTDDYNGVPAFTVPEGGHFGRGVGEF, from the exons ATGGGCACGAAGGAGAAGGGAGAAGAGTTCGACGACGTGCAGGCTGTGCCTGTGCTCACGCACAGCCAGCCGAACCACGGAGGAGTAACCGACCTCGAAGTCATCGACAACGAGAAAGACGTATCTGCCCACTCGAAAGACAAGGGCGTCAATGATGGTGAAGTCCCGTTTGACATTGAgcgggacggcgacggcgtcgaccaaGTCGAGGCGATTCATG ACTACACCAACGACGTCAAGGAGTTCTCCCCATGGGAGGCATTGCACCAGGACGTGAGCGGCGACCAGTCTCCGTTCCCAGAAGTGGCGGCATGCGTGCCCAACACCGACGACCCCAACGAGACGGTCAACACTTTCCGCATGTGGTTCCTCCTCACCTTCTTCATCATCGTCTTCACCGGCGTCAACGGCTTCTTCTACAGCCGCTAC CCATCGatcagcctcggcgccgtggtcggcCAGCTGATCCTCTTCCCGATCGGCAAAGCGTGGGCCGCGTACGTGCCCAAGTGGCGCATCGGCACCGAGCGCTTCGGGTTCGACCTCAACCCCGGCCCGTTCAACAAGAAGGAGCACGCGATCATCACCATCTCGCTCGGCCTCAACAcctggctcggcggcacgctgTTCATGACATACTGGAGCCCGTACTTCCTCAACACGGACTGGGGACCGGGCTGGGCGTGGATCCTCGGCGTgaccgaggtcggcctcggcttcggcctcgCCGGCATGGCGCGCCAGTGGATCGTGTACCCCGGCCATATGATCTGGCCGCAGACCCTCTCCACTAGTGTCCTCTTCAGCGCActgcacgacgaccacgcaTACGTCGGTATCGTGTCCGGGTGGAGCATGAGCAGGTACAAGTTCTTCCTTGTATTCACGCTCTTCGCCTTCGTCACCTTCTGGTTCCCCAACTACATTGCAACCTGCACCTCGCTCTTCGCTTTCATCACCTGGATCTGGCCTCACAATCAGGTGGTCAACACGCTGTTTGGGATGAACACCGGCCTCGGACTCCTCCCCATCTCGATCGACTGGACTCAGTACAACTATGTGTCGACGCCTCTCACCACGCCCTTCTACATCATGGTCAACAATACCGCCTCCATCGTCATTTTCTTCATGTTCCTCGCTCCGATCCTCTACTACAAGGACGTTTGGTTCTCTGGTCACCTGCCGATTTTGTCCATGAATCTGTTCGACAACACAGGCGCCTCCTACAACATCAGCCGCGTCTTCGACAGCTCCACGCTCTCGTTCAATGAAACCGGCTACAAGGAGTACTCGCCCATGTACATCTCCATGTCGTACTCGCTCGGATTCGCACTGGCGTTTGCAGCCGTCGGCTCGCTCTTCGTTTACTCGGTGCTGTATAACGGCAAGGAAATTTGGGAGGGGCTGAGGAACCCcggtggccgtggcgagGATGTCCACAAACGCTTCCAGAACGCCTACGAGAACGTGCCACACTGGTGGtatctcgtcctcgacgtcatcttcctcgctctcgccatCTACATGGTTCGCGGTTACCCCACAGGCATGCCTGTATGGGGCCTTTTCCTCTGTTACGGCGTCAGTGCGCTGCTGGTCATTCCCCAAGGCCTCCTCGAAGCCATCTCCAATACTCGAGTGTACCTCAACATcgtggccgaggtgctcgctgGCTATCTGTGGCCTGGGAAACCAATTGCCAATGCGCTCGCTTCCACGTACGGCAACAACATTTTATACTCGGCCATGGCGTTCGCAGCCGACCTCAAACTCGGCCAGTACATGCACATTCCACCACGAACCCTCTTTTTCGGCCAGCTGTACGGCCTGCTCGTGGGAACGACGGTCCAGATCGGTGTCCTGCGCTGGATGATGGGACACTACTCCGATCTCTGCTCCCCCGACAACGCGTCGCACTTCACCTGCGCGTCGAACCGCGTCGCGTACAACTCGCTTATTATCTGGGGTGTCATTGGCCCCGAGCGCATGTTCAACGCCGGGCAAACGTACAACAG CCTCTTCTACTGGTTCCTCATCGGCGCCGGTGTGACAGTCATCTCGTGGTTCGCGTACCGCAGATGGCCCAACTCGTGGCTCAAGTACTTCAACGTGCCGCTCTTCTTCAACTCGGCAGGCTACATTCCCCCCGCCACGACCTCAAACTACACGCTGGGATTCCTCCTCGGTTTCCTCTTCAACTGGGTTatccgtcgccgccactTTGGTTGGTGGAAGCGGTACACATACCTCCTCAACGCGGCCATGAATGCCGGTGTCACCATCTGCGGCATTGTCGTCTTCTTCGCCCTCACATACTCGGGCATCTACATCAACTGGGCCCTCAACACTGTCGGCCAGAATACCGACGACTACAATGGTGTTCCTGCGTTCACGGTGCCGGAGGGTGGCCACTTTGGCCGTGGTGTGGGCGAGTTTTAA